A single region of the Austwickia chelonae genome encodes:
- a CDS encoding glycosyltransferase family 4 protein produces the protein MNTASSPRRIMAVHPGAERYGSDRMFAEAVTGFLLAGHDVRVILPGDGPLRTQLQATGAEVDIATMPVLRKSALSPKGLVSLPWQMTSGLVQAITLLRSHRPDVVYVSTLTIPTWLLAARLSGARVICHVHEAEQAASRVVRTGLAAPLLLTDKLILNSDFSATVLNEAVPALGKRGTVVPNGVGAPTGATSAPREKLEGPVKLLFVGRVSPRKGPDVAIDALRRLRDTGIDAHLRIVGSVFDGYEWFEEQLRSDAADLIEAGIVTMQGFTDDVWSELAACDIALVPSVMAEPFGNTAVEAVLAQRPVVVSNIGGLPEAVCGIDSADLAQAGDALALAEAIRRVIDAWPQMIDRTTAAHDRALIRFAPESYRASVTQLVCDTHSKSARGVADSLDEAPQTEETR, from the coding sequence ATGAACACGGCCTCCTCACCCCGTCGGATCATGGCGGTGCACCCTGGTGCCGAACGCTATGGGTCTGATCGCATGTTCGCCGAAGCCGTCACCGGATTCCTGCTCGCCGGTCACGACGTTCGGGTCATCCTTCCCGGAGACGGACCCCTGAGAACCCAGCTTCAGGCAACCGGTGCCGAGGTCGATATCGCGACCATGCCGGTGCTGCGTAAGTCCGCGCTCTCCCCCAAAGGGCTGGTCAGCCTGCCCTGGCAGATGACATCAGGTCTCGTTCAAGCGATCACCTTGCTGCGAAGCCATCGGCCCGACGTCGTCTACGTCAGCACCCTGACCATTCCGACCTGGCTGCTGGCAGCTCGGCTCAGTGGTGCCCGGGTCATCTGCCACGTCCACGAAGCCGAACAAGCCGCGTCCAGGGTCGTCCGCACAGGACTGGCAGCTCCGCTTCTGCTCACCGACAAACTGATCTTGAACAGTGACTTCTCGGCGACAGTGCTCAACGAGGCAGTCCCCGCCCTGGGGAAGCGTGGCACAGTCGTCCCCAACGGGGTCGGCGCGCCCACCGGAGCCACCAGCGCTCCCCGCGAGAAGCTCGAAGGACCGGTGAAGCTGCTCTTCGTCGGACGAGTGTCCCCTCGAAAAGGGCCGGATGTCGCCATCGATGCGCTACGTCGTCTGCGCGATACCGGGATCGATGCCCATCTGCGCATCGTCGGATCCGTCTTCGACGGTTACGAATGGTTCGAGGAACAGCTCCGCTCGGACGCTGCTGACCTGATCGAGGCCGGGATCGTCACCATGCAGGGGTTCACCGACGACGTCTGGTCGGAACTCGCAGCCTGTGACATCGCACTCGTGCCTTCCGTCATGGCCGAGCCCTTCGGCAACACAGCAGTCGAAGCAGTACTGGCACAGAGACCTGTCGTGGTCAGCAATATCGGGGGACTCCCTGAAGCTGTCTGCGGCATCGACAGTGCCGATCTCGCTCAGGCCGGCGACGCCCTGGCACTTGCTGAGGCGATCCGTCGTGTCATCGATGCCTGGCCGCAGATGATCGACCGCACAACAGCCGCCCACGACCGCGCCCTCATCCGCTTTGCGCCCGAGAGCTACCGGGCCTCGGTCACCCAGCTCGTCTGCGACACCCACAGCAAATCCGCGCGGGGTGTCGCCGACTCGCTCGACGAGGCGCCCCAGACGGAGGAGACCAGATGA
- a CDS encoding CDP-alcohol phosphatidyltransferase family protein, with product MTDTTQQTPRSSRKIGDTVRLLASYQKSNKGAPAYSRFVNRPFGRVLAAVAYRLGMNPNQVTLVSGTTSLLGIICLATLPAAWTTGVLVTFLLVLGYALDSADGQLARLTGGGSPAGEWLDHVVDCIKISLLHLTVLISLYRFTELDRALLLIPAAYVLVANLYFFAFILGDLLKRTKGVKPARSTQKASVLRSIAVAPTDYGVMCLVFLAWGAPTIFLTAYAILLAGTAGYVALGLPKWFRDMVALAEVPA from the coding sequence ATGACCGACACCACCCAGCAGACGCCGCGGTCGTCGAGGAAGATCGGCGACACCGTCCGACTCCTGGCCTCCTACCAGAAGAGCAACAAAGGAGCGCCGGCCTACTCCAGATTCGTCAACCGACCCTTCGGGCGAGTCCTCGCAGCCGTGGCCTACCGACTGGGAATGAACCCGAACCAGGTCACCCTCGTCAGCGGCACCACATCACTGCTGGGCATCATCTGCCTGGCTACCTTGCCCGCGGCCTGGACCACCGGCGTACTTGTCACTTTCCTGCTCGTGCTGGGATACGCACTCGACTCCGCCGACGGACAGCTTGCGCGCCTCACCGGAGGAGGCTCCCCCGCCGGGGAGTGGCTCGACCACGTCGTCGACTGCATCAAGATCAGCCTGCTCCACCTCACCGTGCTGATCTCGCTGTACCGGTTCACCGAGCTCGACCGGGCACTCCTGCTCATCCCCGCGGCCTACGTCCTGGTCGCCAACCTGTACTTCTTCGCCTTCATCCTCGGTGACCTCCTCAAACGCACCAAGGGCGTCAAGCCTGCCCGCAGCACGCAGAAAGCTTCCGTGCTGCGCTCCATCGCGGTGGCTCCCACCGATTACGGCGTGATGTGCCTCGTCTTCCTCGCCTGGGGCGCACCGACCATCTTCCTGACGGCCTATGCGATCCTCCTGGCAGGCACTGCCGGATACGTCGCCCTGGGCCTGCCCAAATGGTTCCGGGACATGGTCGCGCTCGCGGAGGTCCCCGCATGA
- a CDS encoding adenylyltransferase/cytidyltransferase family protein, translating into MSGVFDMFHIGHLNIILQARQHCDRLIVGVVSDEVVRHVKGKSPVIPLDERMAIVQHLAAVDDVVIDEHADKFDSWKELRFDVIFKGDDWQNAPKGRKLEEDLRGVGARVAYFPYTRHTSSTLLREVLSKLAATPIQPLPDENRTSAEACAHCGHDITSPHEVSA; encoded by the coding sequence GTGTCAGGGGTATTCGACATGTTTCACATCGGTCATCTCAATATCATCCTGCAAGCCCGCCAACACTGTGACCGCCTCATCGTCGGAGTCGTCTCCGACGAAGTCGTTCGTCATGTGAAAGGCAAATCGCCAGTCATCCCCCTCGACGAGCGCATGGCCATCGTGCAGCACCTCGCTGCCGTCGACGACGTCGTCATCGACGAGCACGCCGACAAGTTCGACAGCTGGAAAGAGCTCCGCTTCGACGTCATCTTCAAGGGCGACGACTGGCAGAACGCGCCCAAAGGACGCAAACTCGAAGAGGACCTACGCGGAGTAGGAGCGCGCGTGGCCTACTTCCCGTACACCCGACACACCTCCAGCACCCTCCTGCGCGAGGTGCTCTCCAAATTGGCGGCCACCCCTATCCAGCCGCTGCCGGACGAGAACCGCACATCGGCCGAGGCCTGCGCACACTGCGGGCACGACATCACCAGCCCGCACGAGGTCAGCGCATGA
- a CDS encoding sugar nucleotide-binding protein has protein sequence MTGLEILHTEIPGLLVATLPVHGDERGWFKENWQRAKMIAAGLPDFGPVQHNVSFNAGHVTRGFHAEPWDKLVSVVTGRVFGAWVDLRSGPTFGQVFTTTIDPSTAVFVPRGVANAYQSLEEGTSYSYLVNDHWSPQAKDGYTFVNLADPTLAIEWPLPLTETTRSQADLNHPQLAEVTPLAGGRCLVLGAGGQLGRALRAALPDAEFLTRTDCDLSDPSSLEQVDWSGVDSVINAAAYTAVDRAEQNEGRREAWTVNVDGVARLVDLARQHRFILVHVSSDYVFDGAVKEHHEDEPFSPLGVYGVTKAAGDRIVASLPHHYLIRTSWVVGEGSNFVSTMADLAGRGICPQVVDDQYGRLTFAQDLAAGIIHLLQSDAPFGTYNLSNSGPVRSWAQIAAEIFTLCGRDPAEVTAVSTSTYTKDRDMAPRPRHSALCLDKIISAGFTPPSAEERLVEMVGAKKA, from the coding sequence ATGACCGGCCTTGAGATCCTCCACACCGAGATCCCAGGACTGCTCGTCGCGACCCTTCCCGTGCACGGTGACGAACGTGGATGGTTCAAGGAGAACTGGCAGCGAGCGAAGATGATCGCAGCCGGCCTGCCCGATTTCGGTCCGGTACAACACAATGTGTCCTTCAACGCCGGCCATGTCACGCGGGGATTCCACGCCGAACCCTGGGACAAGCTCGTATCTGTGGTCACCGGCCGTGTCTTCGGAGCCTGGGTCGATCTCCGCTCAGGACCGACCTTCGGACAGGTCTTCACCACGACAATCGACCCGTCGACCGCGGTCTTCGTTCCTCGTGGAGTCGCCAACGCCTATCAAAGCCTGGAGGAAGGCACCTCCTACAGCTACCTGGTCAACGATCACTGGAGCCCCCAGGCGAAGGACGGCTACACCTTCGTGAACCTGGCTGATCCGACGTTGGCCATCGAGTGGCCGCTCCCGCTGACCGAGACCACCCGTTCCCAGGCCGACCTGAACCATCCTCAGCTGGCCGAGGTGACTCCGCTGGCAGGTGGGCGCTGCCTCGTCCTGGGTGCTGGCGGCCAACTCGGACGAGCGTTACGAGCTGCGCTTCCCGACGCCGAGTTCCTGACCCGCACCGACTGCGATCTGTCCGACCCGTCCTCGCTGGAGCAGGTCGACTGGAGCGGGGTCGACAGCGTGATCAATGCGGCTGCCTACACGGCCGTCGATCGTGCTGAGCAGAATGAGGGACGTAGAGAAGCGTGGACCGTCAACGTGGACGGCGTCGCGCGCTTGGTCGACCTCGCCCGTCAGCACCGGTTCATCCTGGTGCATGTCTCCTCCGACTACGTCTTCGACGGCGCTGTCAAGGAACATCATGAGGATGAGCCGTTCAGTCCTTTGGGCGTGTACGGCGTCACCAAAGCAGCTGGCGATCGGATCGTCGCCAGCTTGCCGCACCACTACCTGATCCGCACCAGTTGGGTTGTCGGCGAAGGCTCTAACTTCGTGTCCACGATGGCTGATCTAGCTGGACGTGGAATCTGCCCACAGGTTGTTGACGATCAGTACGGCCGGTTGACCTTCGCGCAGGATCTCGCAGCTGGCATCATCCACCTGCTGCAGAGCGACGCCCCTTTCGGTACCTACAACCTCAGCAACAGCGGCCCAGTACGTTCATGGGCTCAGATCGCCGCTGAGATCTTCACGCTGTGCGGCCGCGACCCAGCAGAGGTCACCGCAGTGAGTACCTCGACCTATACCAAAGATCGCGACATGGCACCACGTCCACGCCACAGTGCATTGTGTCTGGACAAGATCATCTCAGCCGGTTTCACGCCGCCATCGGCTGAGGAGCGATTGGTCGAGATGGTAGGCGCCAAGAAAGCCTGA
- a CDS encoding PKD domain-containing protein — protein MSASRRRPTRLVCSASALALAVSLVPFAPASSAHADTRPTEGTPATAAGQALPTWQITGVAWAQLVVGNTVYVTGNFTKARPAGMWAGGPGEIEVGHLIAYDIRTGERIASFDHKLNAQGLALAASPDGTRLYVGGDFTTVDGQPRGHVAAFDIATGALVPGFNPNVNGQVKALTVTKDTLYAGGSFESAQGSARRRLASFRTSDGSMTSWAPKADDGYVWALLAVPDGSKVVIAGAFTTLSGQKASGTAAVHPTTGELLPWAMNNRIYVGPQAAITNLSTDGRAIYGGGYAYGTKANLEGTFSANLNDGSLRWVSDCLGDTYSTKPLGGALYVSSHAHDCSTIGAFGDTQPRTRWEHLMALTTEPSQKVLKPNAYGFDFRDQMAPAMLQFHPQLGIGTATGQYQASWHVDGNDDYVVIAGEFPTVNGTKQQGLARFPRNPSAQTLPPSFQTRPARSLRAPVASAAGPVVSVSFQSAWDPDNANLQYELVRDRGTATEEVVSSTKMNTNFWTLPDGRLLDAGAPAGKHTYSVKVSDGTGQVVWSEKSNEVTTQGGTELGAYGKAIALDGAQHYWRLDEPSGDAVDLIGGMNGQVGSGVERGITGALKDNKSTGMKFDGTVNGNVSTSGQEALNGATTIETWLRTDSKSGGRFLSFATEQRDFWGRTTINVERHLYMMNDGRIGLSADNKGRQIESSRSYNNGQWTHVAASLGSDGLALYVDGERVAHDPSYRPSGSVTGRWYIGGDRSGSKSRPSTWSLAGQLDEVAVYGAALTPEQIAAHRRLGTDGAPAPAANQAPKAAFTSKTTNLEVAVDGSTSTDSDGRIAKYSWNFGDSSTPVEGAKTTHRYAKAGTYTVELTVTDDKGVTNSTKSEVTVKEAAVEPAPAPPAAGDGVLLTDTFTRQSTSGWGNADNGGTWKNDSTASKYTVDGGKGSIALEPRASRGTQLPGTGGDIDLRMKIGYDQAATGGGIFSQIIGRGTLRDGYGARLWVHESGVLRMAPIRRVGGADTDLGTALIVPKIRHAAGNTYEVRLQITGKGTSTVKAKIWAVGTEEPADWMVSATDTTAALQTTGGVALQSYLSGSATTPDLKVLVDDIKVTAAK, from the coding sequence ATGTCCGCATCACGCCGCCGTCCCACCCGGCTGGTCTGCAGCGCAAGTGCCCTGGCACTCGCTGTGAGTCTCGTGCCCTTCGCCCCGGCGTCCAGTGCGCATGCGGACACCCGCCCGACCGAAGGAACCCCGGCTACTGCAGCAGGACAGGCTTTGCCCACCTGGCAGATTACCGGGGTCGCATGGGCGCAACTGGTAGTCGGAAACACGGTCTACGTCACCGGTAACTTCACGAAGGCCCGACCTGCGGGGATGTGGGCAGGAGGACCTGGCGAGATCGAGGTCGGTCATCTCATCGCCTATGACATTCGTACTGGTGAGCGCATTGCCTCCTTCGACCACAAGCTCAACGCCCAAGGGCTGGCATTGGCGGCTTCCCCGGACGGAACTCGCCTGTACGTCGGCGGCGACTTCACGACCGTCGACGGACAGCCCCGCGGCCATGTCGCAGCCTTCGACATCGCCACTGGAGCGCTCGTTCCCGGCTTCAATCCGAATGTCAACGGCCAGGTCAAAGCACTCACCGTGACCAAGGACACCTTGTACGCCGGTGGATCCTTCGAAAGCGCACAGGGCTCGGCGCGTCGGCGTCTGGCCTCCTTCCGGACATCCGACGGCTCCATGACCAGTTGGGCGCCCAAGGCCGATGACGGTTATGTGTGGGCCCTACTGGCTGTCCCGGATGGATCGAAGGTCGTCATTGCCGGCGCTTTTACCACGCTCAGCGGACAGAAAGCCTCTGGCACCGCAGCCGTGCACCCCACCACAGGCGAGCTTCTCCCGTGGGCGATGAACAATCGCATCTACGTCGGCCCCCAGGCCGCGATCACCAATCTGTCTACCGATGGCCGCGCCATCTACGGTGGTGGTTATGCCTATGGGACGAAAGCGAACCTGGAAGGCACCTTCTCCGCGAATCTCAACGACGGGTCGCTCCGCTGGGTGAGCGACTGCCTCGGCGACACCTACAGCACAAAACCGCTGGGTGGCGCGCTTTATGTGTCCAGCCACGCCCATGACTGTTCGACGATCGGGGCTTTCGGGGACACCCAACCACGGACGCGGTGGGAACACCTGATGGCGCTCACCACCGAGCCGTCCCAGAAGGTACTCAAGCCCAATGCGTACGGATTCGACTTCCGTGACCAAATGGCTCCTGCCATGCTCCAATTCCACCCACAGCTGGGCATCGGCACCGCAACCGGGCAGTACCAGGCCTCCTGGCACGTCGACGGCAACGACGACTATGTGGTGATCGCTGGTGAGTTCCCGACAGTGAATGGGACCAAGCAGCAAGGTTTGGCGCGCTTCCCCCGTAATCCGTCCGCGCAGACCTTGCCTCCGAGTTTCCAGACCCGACCCGCGCGCAGCTTGCGAGCTCCGGTGGCTTCCGCCGCGGGACCCGTCGTCAGTGTGAGCTTCCAATCGGCCTGGGACCCGGACAACGCCAACCTCCAGTACGAACTAGTTCGCGACCGCGGGACTGCCACTGAAGAGGTGGTCTCCAGCACCAAGATGAACACCAACTTCTGGACGCTCCCGGACGGGCGGCTCCTGGACGCGGGTGCGCCGGCGGGGAAGCACACGTACTCCGTGAAGGTCAGTGACGGTACTGGCCAGGTGGTCTGGAGCGAGAAGAGCAACGAGGTCACGACCCAGGGCGGGACCGAGCTAGGTGCCTATGGAAAGGCCATCGCCCTCGACGGGGCACAGCACTACTGGCGACTCGACGAGCCCTCCGGGGACGCCGTCGACCTGATCGGGGGCATGAACGGCCAGGTCGGCAGCGGCGTCGAACGTGGCATCACCGGTGCGCTGAAGGACAACAAGAGCACCGGTATGAAGTTCGACGGGACAGTGAACGGCAATGTCAGCACTTCCGGTCAGGAAGCGCTCAATGGTGCCACGACGATCGAGACCTGGCTGCGAACCGACTCCAAGTCAGGCGGACGTTTCCTCAGCTTCGCCACCGAACAGCGTGACTTCTGGGGACGGACCACCATCAACGTCGAGCGTCATCTCTACATGATGAACGACGGTCGGATCGGGCTCTCTGCTGACAACAAGGGACGTCAGATCGAGTCGTCCCGCAGCTACAACAACGGCCAGTGGACGCACGTCGCGGCCTCCCTGGGTTCGGACGGCCTGGCACTTTACGTGGACGGGGAGCGGGTGGCCCACGACCCGAGCTACCGCCCGAGTGGCTCGGTCACCGGACGGTGGTACATCGGTGGCGACCGGTCTGGATCGAAGTCAAGGCCGAGCACCTGGTCGCTCGCCGGTCAGCTCGACGAAGTTGCCGTGTACGGGGCGGCGCTGACGCCCGAACAGATCGCAGCGCATCGCCGCCTGGGAACCGACGGGGCACCGGCTCCAGCCGCGAACCAGGCGCCGAAGGCTGCTTTCACGTCCAAGACCACCAACCTCGAAGTTGCGGTGGACGGTTCTACCTCCACTGACAGCGACGGCCGGATCGCGAAGTACTCGTGGAACTTCGGTGACAGCAGCACCCCGGTCGAAGGTGCCAAGACGACCCACAGGTACGCCAAGGCAGGCACCTACACGGTGGAACTGACCGTGACCGACGACAAGGGCGTGACGAACTCGACCAAGTCCGAGGTGACGGTGAAGGAGGCCGCCGTTGAACCAGCCCCGGCGCCTCCAGCAGCCGGAGACGGCGTACTTCTGACCGATACCTTTACCCGTCAGTCAACCAGCGGGTGGGGTAACGCCGATAACGGCGGTACCTGGAAGAACGACAGCACGGCGTCGAAGTACACCGTGGACGGCGGTAAGGGATCTATCGCCCTGGAACCGCGGGCTTCGAGGGGTACCCAGCTGCCTGGTACAGGTGGCGACATCGATCTGCGGATGAAGATCGGCTACGACCAGGCCGCTACTGGTGGTGGCATCTTCTCCCAGATCATCGGCCGGGGTACGCTGCGCGACGGCTACGGAGCCCGACTGTGGGTGCATGAGTCCGGTGTTCTGCGCATGGCCCCGATCCGTCGTGTCGGCGGAGCGGACACCGATCTGGGCACGGCGCTGATCGTACCCAAGATCCGACACGCGGCCGGCAACACCTACGAGGTGCGTCTGCAGATCACCGGAAAGGGCACCTCTACCGTCAAAGCCAAGATCTGGGCTGTAGGTACGGAAGAACCTGCCGATTGGATGGTGTCCGCCACCGATACGACTGCTGCGCTGCAGACGACCGGGGGAGTGGCACTGCAGAGCTACCTGTCTGGGTCCGCCACGACACCTGACCTGAAGGTGCTCGTCGACGACATCAAGGTGACAGCAGCTAAGTAA
- the rfbB gene encoding dTDP-glucose 4,6-dehydratase — translation MKPTYLVTGGAGFIGANFVRQVVAQTDANVIVLDKLTYAGDPRSLADLPDDRYELVQGDVADADLVDRLVKASTAVVHFAAESHNDNSLNDPSPFIRTNLVGTFELLEAVRRHQVRYHHVSTDEVYGDLALDDPHRFTEDTPYRPSSPYSASKAGSDHLVRAWTRSFGIAATISNCSNNYGPYQHVEKFIPRQITNVLDGKRPRLYGTGANVRDWIHVDDHNAAVLRILAEGRIGQTYLIGADGEANNKAVVELILELMGQPRDAYDQVTDRPGHDLRYAIDAGTLRSELNWSPQYDNFRDGLAATIDWYRAHEEWWRPQKAATEAKYASAGERTLVAEENA, via the coding sequence ATGAAACCCACTTACCTGGTCACCGGCGGCGCCGGATTCATCGGTGCCAACTTCGTCCGTCAGGTCGTCGCACAGACCGATGCCAATGTCATCGTTCTCGACAAACTCACCTACGCGGGCGATCCACGCTCCCTGGCTGACCTTCCCGACGACCGTTATGAACTCGTCCAAGGAGATGTCGCCGACGCCGACCTCGTCGACCGGCTGGTGAAGGCAAGCACCGCCGTCGTCCATTTCGCCGCCGAATCACACAACGACAACTCGTTGAATGACCCCAGCCCGTTCATCCGGACCAACCTCGTCGGTACCTTCGAGCTCCTTGAAGCTGTCCGCAGGCACCAGGTCCGGTACCACCATGTCTCCACCGACGAGGTCTACGGAGACCTCGCCCTGGACGATCCACACCGATTCACCGAAGACACCCCTTACCGGCCGTCCAGCCCCTACTCAGCCAGCAAGGCTGGTTCAGACCATCTGGTCCGAGCCTGGACACGTTCCTTCGGGATCGCTGCGACCATCAGCAACTGCTCGAACAACTACGGGCCCTACCAGCACGTCGAAAAATTCATCCCGCGGCAGATCACCAACGTCCTCGACGGGAAGCGCCCCCGCCTCTACGGCACAGGCGCCAACGTACGGGACTGGATCCACGTTGACGACCACAATGCTGCCGTCCTGCGCATCCTGGCTGAAGGCCGGATCGGCCAGACCTACCTCATCGGTGCCGATGGCGAAGCCAACAACAAGGCCGTCGTCGAGCTCATCCTCGAGCTGATGGGCCAACCCCGCGACGCCTATGATCAGGTCACCGACCGCCCAGGCCATGACCTGCGCTATGCCATTGATGCAGGCACCCTACGGAGCGAGCTCAACTGGTCACCGCAGTATGACAACTTCCGCGACGGCTTAGCGGCCACCATCGACTGGTATCGCGCCCATGAAGAGTGGTGGCGACCGCAGAAGGCTGCGACCGAAGCCAAATACGCCTCCGCAGGCGAACGCACCCTCGTCGCGGAGGAAAACGCATGA
- a CDS encoding DUF1972 domain-containing protein: MRIAMVGTRGVPARYGGFETCVEEVGRRLVSAGHEVIVYCRGEERGPDEYLGMRLVWLPALPKRSLETLSHTALSVARLVALDEPDVALVFNAANAPLLPFLRARGIPVATHVDGLEWKRAKWGPAGQRYYRMAEALAVRWSDALIADAVGIQDYYEDEFSVPTELISYGAPHVERTAHSGLAELGLAVDGYHLVVARMEPENNVSMIVDGYTRSAAELPLVVVGSAPYADEYIAHVRSLADSRVRFLGGVWDQELLDQLYANALVYWHGHSVGGTNPSLLRAIGAGAPVNAVDVSFNREVVLSAGRYFADPQDVARLVVEAESDLPATRLRGQGSRLRAADYDWDDVASRYGELCDRLLDGRLRKRGSRGHRRSRRHSQSATDTARTATTIEA; this comes from the coding sequence ATGCGCATCGCCATGGTCGGAACACGGGGGGTCCCTGCACGCTACGGTGGCTTCGAAACCTGCGTCGAAGAAGTTGGACGTCGACTCGTCTCCGCAGGTCACGAGGTCATCGTCTATTGCCGTGGTGAAGAACGAGGACCCGATGAGTACCTCGGGATGCGTCTGGTCTGGCTGCCTGCGCTACCCAAGCGATCACTCGAGACCCTCAGCCACACCGCGCTCTCCGTGGCTCGCCTCGTCGCGCTCGACGAACCCGACGTCGCACTCGTGTTCAACGCGGCCAACGCTCCATTGCTGCCCTTCCTCCGCGCTCGTGGCATCCCTGTAGCGACCCACGTCGACGGCCTCGAATGGAAACGCGCCAAATGGGGCCCCGCCGGTCAGCGCTACTACCGTATGGCCGAAGCACTCGCCGTTCGCTGGTCTGATGCCCTCATCGCCGACGCCGTCGGCATCCAGGACTACTACGAGGACGAATTCTCAGTACCCACCGAGCTCATCTCCTACGGCGCCCCGCACGTCGAGCGAACCGCGCACTCCGGGCTGGCCGAACTGGGCCTCGCCGTCGACGGATACCACCTGGTCGTCGCCCGGATGGAACCGGAGAACAACGTCAGCATGATCGTCGACGGCTACACCCGCAGCGCAGCTGAGCTGCCCCTCGTCGTGGTCGGCAGCGCACCCTACGCCGACGAGTACATCGCCCACGTGCGCTCCCTGGCCGACTCACGAGTGCGCTTCCTCGGCGGAGTCTGGGACCAGGAACTCCTCGACCAGCTCTACGCCAACGCCCTGGTCTACTGGCACGGACACTCCGTCGGCGGCACCAACCCCTCCCTGCTACGCGCTATCGGCGCAGGTGCACCGGTCAACGCCGTCGACGTCTCCTTCAACCGGGAAGTCGTCCTCAGCGCGGGACGCTACTTCGCTGACCCCCAGGACGTGGCACGCCTCGTCGTCGAAGCCGAATCAGACCTTCCAGCCACCCGCCTACGCGGACAAGGATCACGACTTCGCGCCGCTGACTACGACTGGGACGACGTCGCCTCCCGTTACGGCGAGCTGTGCGACCGACTCCTCGACGGCCGGCTGCGTAAGCGCGGCTCCCGAGGCCACCGACGTTCCCGTCGGCACTCCCAAAGCGCCACCGACACCGCACGGACCGCTACGACGATCGAGGCCTGA